The Teredinibacter sp. KSP-S5-2 genome includes a window with the following:
- a CDS encoding GNAT family N-acetyltransferase, with translation MSWDIQPMYKKYWPGIAMLETKAYPTDLVEGESALARKTLVYPPGCFVAKKADDVVGYLIAYPFPRGEIPHLTDRGQIDERFNLHLHDIVVATSYRQQGVAKGLLSNALSQAKQNGFLTASLVSVNNSKKYWQQQGFSLEKQASKSLGYGSNAYYMTLTLQ, from the coding sequence ATGAGTTGGGATATACAACCAATGTACAAAAAATATTGGCCTGGCATAGCGATGCTGGAAACGAAGGCTTACCCGACAGACTTGGTGGAAGGTGAATCTGCTTTAGCAAGAAAAACTCTGGTGTATCCACCGGGATGTTTTGTTGCAAAAAAAGCGGATGATGTTGTGGGTTATCTGATTGCGTACCCGTTTCCTCGGGGAGAGATTCCACATCTGACTGACCGTGGACAAATCGATGAGCGTTTCAATCTGCATCTTCACGATATTGTGGTGGCGACGTCATATCGTCAGCAGGGTGTGGCAAAAGGCTTGTTATCTAATGCACTTTCTCAAGCAAAGCAAAATGGCTTTTTAACCGCCTCTCTGGTGTCTGTGAATAACTCAAAAAAATACTGGCAGCAGCAAGGTTTTAGTTTGGAAAAACAAGCATCTAAAAGTTTGGGTTACGGCAGTAATGCTTATTACATGACCTTAACCTTACAATAA
- a CDS encoding type III PLP-dependent enzyme, with product MISAAMKEALTLADEDRLIYDLGGIQQQYDQIHNALPEVDIRFAMKAGPVDQIVRCLRRKGAGFDAASPNEIIQALSNGADIHRVHYGNTIKSDQQILHAYWLGIRDFATDSMEDVSAIARNAPGVNVFCRLSTTGSGALWGLSKKFGCSQEQAIQVMLKAKTLGVNPAGLSVHIGSQQMQASSWDETFLVLEETVGQLRQQGIMLEYINLGGGLPALGYLDKTGSPLTPSLNCIFQAMQQGMARLNSVAGKQLKFIVEPGRFMVADQGAIRAHVSRLTLRKQLDGSHQYWLYLSCGKFNGLYETDELRYRLVFPHHSDQKMLPAVVAGPTCDSDDVFCFKHNLIDVPASIQSGDPVWVLSCGAYASSYSTQGFNGFAPLPISFTQLPIVTQDTSSVPSSLQSPFVSEQYAASVG from the coding sequence ATGATTTCAGCAGCAATGAAAGAGGCGTTGACCTTGGCCGACGAAGACCGTCTTATTTACGATCTTGGTGGTATACAACAACAATATGACCAAATACACAACGCGTTACCTGAAGTGGATATTCGTTTTGCCATGAAGGCTGGGCCGGTCGATCAGATTGTTCGGTGTTTAAGGCGCAAGGGGGCGGGCTTCGATGCAGCCAGTCCAAATGAAATTATTCAGGCGCTGAGTAACGGTGCGGATATACATCGTGTTCATTATGGCAATACCATTAAATCCGACCAGCAGATTTTACATGCGTACTGGTTGGGGATCAGAGACTTTGCCACAGATTCGATGGAGGATGTGTCTGCCATCGCCAGAAATGCGCCCGGTGTTAATGTATTTTGTCGTTTGTCGACAACCGGTAGCGGTGCGTTATGGGGGTTAAGCAAAAAGTTTGGCTGTTCCCAAGAGCAGGCAATTCAGGTCATGCTGAAAGCCAAAACGTTGGGCGTTAATCCGGCCGGGTTGTCGGTTCATATTGGTTCCCAGCAAATGCAGGCTTCCTCCTGGGATGAGACCTTTTTGGTTTTGGAAGAAACGGTGGGCCAGTTAAGGCAACAGGGAATTATGCTGGAGTATATTAACTTGGGTGGCGGTTTACCTGCGTTGGGTTATCTGGATAAAACCGGGTCGCCTTTAACCCCATCGCTCAACTGTATTTTTCAGGCTATGCAGCAGGGAATGGCGCGGTTGAATAGTGTTGCCGGAAAACAACTTAAGTTTATTGTCGAGCCAGGCCGATTTATGGTGGCTGATCAGGGCGCAATTCGAGCGCATGTTTCCCGATTAACGTTACGTAAACAACTGGATGGCAGTCATCAGTACTGGTTATATCTAAGTTGCGGAAAATTTAATGGATTATACGAAACCGATGAGTTGCGTTATCGATTGGTTTTTCCACATCACAGCGATCAAAAAATGTTACCGGCTGTTGTTGCCGGACCAACTTGTGACAGCGATGATGTATTTTGTTTTAAGCACAATTTAATTGACGTGCCAGCGTCGATTCAATCGGGCGATCCGGTGTGGGTGTTGTCTTGCGGTGCCTATGCTTCAAGTTACTCAACACAAGGCTTTAACGGATTTGCGCCTTTACCTATCTCCTTTACTCAGTTACCCATTGTTACTCAGGACACCTCATCGGTTCCGTCATCTCTGCAGTCTCCATTTGTTAGTGAACAATATGCTGCGAGTGTGGGGTAA